One segment of Lepus europaeus isolate LE1 chromosome 16, mLepTim1.pri, whole genome shotgun sequence DNA contains the following:
- the LOC133774945 gene encoding L-gulonolactone oxidase, translating into MVHGHKGFQFQNWARTYGCCPEMYYQPTSVEEIKEVLALARQQKKRVKVVGGGHSPSDIACTDGFMIHMGKMNRVLQVDKEKKQVTVEAGILLADLHPQLDKHGLALSNLGAVSDVTAAGVIGSGTHNTGIKHGILATQVVALTLLTADGTILECSESSNAEIFQAARMHLGCLGVILTITLQCVPQFHLQETSFPSTLKEVLDNLDTHLKKSEYFRFLWFPHSENVSIIYQDHTDKPPSSSANWFWDYAIGFYLLEFLLWTSTFLPCLVGWINRFFFWLLFTRKKESSALSHRLFTYECRFKQHVQDWAIPREKTKEALLELKAMLEAHPEVVAHYPVEVRFARGDDILLSPCFQRESCYINIIMYRPYGKDVPRLDYWLAYETIMKKVGGRPHWAKAHNCTRKDFEKMYPAFPKFCAIREKLDPTGMFLNAYLEKVFY; encoded by the exons ATG GTGCACGGGCACAAAGGGTTCCAGTTCCAAAACTGGGCGAGGACCTATGGCTGTTGTCCAGAGATGTACTATCAGCCCACATCAGTGGAAGAGATCAAAGAG GTGCTGGCCCTAGCCAGACAGCAGAAGAAGCGGGTGAAGGTGGTGGGCGGTGGCCACTCCCCCTCAGACATCGCCTGCACTGATGGCTTCATGATCCACATGGGCAAGATGAACAGAGTCCTCCAG GTGGACAAGGAGAAGAAGCAGGTGACTGTGGAGGCCGGCATCCTCCTGGCTGACCTGCACCCCCAGCTGGACAAGCACGGCCTGGCCCTGTCCAA CCTGGGAGCAGTGTCAGATGTGACCGCAGCTGGTGTCATTGGGTCCGGAACGCACAACACGGGCATCAAGCATGGCATCCTGGCCACCCAG GTGGTGGCCCTGACCCTGCTGACGGCTGACGGGACTATTCTGGAATGTTCCGAGTCAAGCAACGCAGAGATTTTCCAAGCTGCACGGATGCACCTGGGCTGCCTTGGAGTCATCCTCACTATCACCCTGCAGTGCGTGCCCCAGTTCCACCTGCAGGAGACGTCCTTCCCCTCGACCCTGAAAGAG GTCCTCGACAACCTGGACACCCACCTGAAGAAATCGGAGTACTTCCGCTTCCTCTGGTTCCCTCACAGCGAGAACGTCAGCATCATCTACCAGGACCACACCGACAAG CCCCCTTCCTCTTCAGCCAACTGGTTTTGGGACTACGCCATTGGGTTCTACTTACTGGAATTCCTGCTGTGGACAAG CACCTTCCTGCCGTGCCTGGTGGGCTGGATCAATCGCTTCTTCTTCTGGCTCCTGTTCACCCGCAAGAAGGAGAGCAGCGCCCTCAGCCACCGCCTCTTCACCTACGAATGCCGCTTCAAGCAGCACGTGCAGGACTGGGCCATCCCCAG AGAGAAGACCAAAGAGGCCCTGCTGGAGCTGAAGGCCATGTTGGAGGCGCACCCCGAGGTGGTGGCCCACTACCCCGTGGAGGTGCGCTTTGCCCGGGGTGATGACATCCTGCTGAGCCCTTGCTTCCAGAGGGAGAGCTGCTACATCAACATCATCATGTACAG gccctATGGCAAGGACGTGCCGCGGCTGGACTACTGGCTGGCCTATGAGACCATCATGAAGAAGGTGGGGGGCAGGCCCCACTGGGCCAAG GCCCATAATTGTACCCGGAAGGACTTTGAGAAGATGTATCCTGCTTTTCCCAAGTTCTGTGCCATCCGCGAGAAGCTGGACCCCACTGGGATGTTCCTGAACGCGTACCTGGAAAAGGTGTTCTACTGA